The DNA region ccctagtctagggattctccaggcaagaatactggagtgggttgccatgccctccttgaggggatcttcccagcccagggatcgaacccaggtctccagcattgcaggtggattctttacctttgagccaccagggaagcccagagaggcaaTGGTCACATGGTATTTTTTTTGTGTGATGTTGGTAGCTATTAAAATCAATACCTGGATCCATTAATTTGTTTGGATTAATTAACTAATTAGTATGGCTTGCAGGATGGTGCTGTTTAATTGTATCATTCTTTAGGTGGAATACAGAAGATGTTTACCTGCTGCTTGCTTACCTATCAGTCTACATAGGAAAGGCTCTACAGTTTACTAGTTTTCAAAACAATGACTTTGGAACcacataaatgttttatatatttttaagaatttttaagcaAACTAAATACAAAGGAACCTTAATTGTATATCAGATTGATAGCCACAAGGTAACATATAGTTTGAATAACTTTTGAATATAGTACTCTGACTGGATGGTTTTAGTTGGATGTATTGTaagattaaaaggaaattttgacCTTGGTGGGTTTATAGTTGATGGAGGTAGTATTGGTATAGCAACTCTGAAACCATTTTATGTGAATTGCAGGgtagaataaatgagaaaatacttggaTGTTTTGGAAACCAGGATTCTTACTGAAAACTGaagattaaaatataaaggaaatagaaCTTTGTGCTGGGTTTCTATAAATTATACTTGTTTAGATTTAGTAAATTAAATGTGTATGTTTGGGGGAGGGAAGTAGGGAAGCTCCCTATTGTCCCTCTCAGTTTTTGGTTGGAGTACTTTGTGACTCGTCTGGAACAACTTCCGGTTCAGTTTGACTCATGCTTTGATTTACCCCCAACAGACTGAGGCTGACGTCAATCCGAAGGCCTACCCTCTTGCAGATGCTCACCTCACCAAGAAACTATTGGATCTCGTTCAGCAGTCATGTAACTACAAGCAGCTTCGAAAAGGAGCCAATGAGGGTAAGGCAACCAGAGGATGGTCCAAGAAGAGTGTTACCAGCACGGTCCCCGTCTGGGGTCTGGACTAGATTTCCAAGGTGGAAAGAGGGCTGGATGCTTTTGACTAGGCCCACCATGGAGACTTCAGAGCAGCAGCGTGTGTGGCCTATGGGCTAGCACTGGGTCACAGAGATAAGCAGTCAGGAATAAGCATTTGAGGGGGtttcactggtagctcagtggtaaagaatccactcaccaatgcaggagatacaattAGAACccagatctgggaagatcccacacgcagctgagcatctaagcctgtgtgccacgactactgaggctgtgctgcacaagagaaggcactgcagtgagaagcccgcacgccgCCACtgagagagtagccctgctcacaacacctagagaaaagcccaagcagcagggaagacccggaacagccagaaacaaaaatataaactaaacaAAATGATAAGATTTGAACAATGCTGTGGGATGTTGAACTTGCTTGGTGAGTTAACGTGTAGTGTGAACTTTCCAAAGTATTGATGATGGCAGATTGGGATGGAAACTCCTGATCCTTGGTCACAGGGCTGGAGAAGTGCTACATTGCACTGCTTCCTGCTGGTGAAGCTTGGGGAGTGTGGTAGCAGAGGACAGGAAAAGAAGGGCTCTTTTTAGGATTTAGAGTGCGTTTTGACAGAACTGATGGGTTTGATGTAGAGTTGGAGGAAGGCATTGGGGATTTGATGCTTGGCTCCCTGTCTCTTCCAGGAATTGCCTAGTCCTGGacatttttgcccatttttcttgcacctgtttcttttccttggaaATTGCTTTGTTGTGgcttccctgccccagcccccatcACCTGTTGACTTCATGTCCTTCTCTCTACAGCCACCAAAACCCTCAACAGAGGCATCTCTGAGTTCATTGTGATGGCCGCAGATGCGGAGCCCTTGGAGATCATCCTGCACCTCCCGCTGCTGTGTGAGGACAAGAACGTGCCCTATGTGTTCGTGCGCTCCAAGCAGGCTCTGGGGCGAGCCTGCGGGGTCTCCAGGCCTGTCATCGCCTGCTCCGTCACCATCAAAGAGGGCTCACAACTGAAGCAGCAGATCCAGTCCATCCAGCAGTCCATTGAAAGGCTCTTAGTCTAAACTGGTGGCCTCAGCCACACTCCCAGCTGACTCCtctccacccccccgcccccgcagaGTTATGTATCATATTGTCTGTTAGCATGTAGTGTTTCCAGCTACCTtctattgttataaaatattttaatgctcaatctgatttttgcatttttgtacTGTTGTCTTGTTTTATAGGTTGTCAGCCCCTCCCCTAAtctccccttcctctctgccATCTTATCCTCCCTTTTAGAAAAATGAACTAACGCCAAGAACAGGTGGAACAGGCTGGATGACACCACTTAAAGGCAGGGAAGAGCCGAGAGAGTAGAGAATTGGTTCCAGCTTTCAGGGGCCTGCTTCCTACTGTGCAGGGCATGATGGCATAACTGTCTGCTTGTACCCCTCGTTCCCATGTACAGGATCGTTGCACGTGTGTCTGAATCATCGAggggtttcctttgctctgcagggCATAATGTATCATTTGGGGAGGAAGCATGTGTTCTGTGAGGTTGTTGGGTGTATGCCCGAAGTGTCGGTTGCTGATGTACCCCTGCTATTTGCTTTTGGTAATGTTGTATTCCCCCCCAACTCCCACCTTTGCCCCCTCAGGGTGGCGGGGCAGCAGCATACCAAAGAGACGTGCTGCCAAATTCCAGAGGCGCCTGGGTGAATGAGACATGGGCCAGTTGACCTAGGTCTTGAAGGCATGGTAGGAGGTTCTGGAATGGAGGATTCTGGGGCCATCATGGAGGACTGACTGGAAGCTGCAGCAGAGATGATGGAATCCAAGGAAGCATCCTTGCTTTGCTGAATGGCAATTTCTTCAGTGGACCCTTGTACCAGCTCTGAGAGCCGTTACCCGGGCCTGTCTCCTTCTATGATGTGGGTCAGATGTGTATTCTCTGTCCCACCAGAAGGACAGTGCTAATGTGTCATTCTTGTGAGCATCCTAATAAAGCATACATACATTCATATCCCAGTTTAAAGAAAGTGTGATTCTTGGTAGGTGTCCAGCTGATACTTGATTGAAGCATTAGAGTGGTTAATAGTTTCTTGTAGTTTCTCCGTTTTCACCAGGAAGCTGTGCAAAAGCCGTCACTTCCAAATGATTTCTGGTGGTTCAGAATATTCAGACTTAATCATTGAGGTGTTGCTGCCACTCTGGAAGAGGATTTCTCAACTTCAGCACTGTTGATATCTTTGCTTGGATAATCTTTTCCTATAGGAGCCTGCCCTGTATGCTGTAGAAAGTTTAGCAGCAAACCTGGCCTTTACCCACTAGAATGTAACCACTCCAGCAGTGGGTTCCTAGGGAGGCTAAAGCTACCCTGTCCTGCTAAAGCCTGTTCTGTTCCTACTGGGCTAGTAATCTCCTTTGGCTCACTCCAGCATATGTATCTTCATGTATCATACTGTAAAAGACTGAAATTGGGGGTGAAGGGAGATCAAGTAATCCAACCTCTGGAATttcctggcgatccagtggttaagactctacctgccaatgcaggggatgcaagttcgaTCTCTGATCCACTAGGGGTCCCACATTCCACGAGGcaggtggcggtggtggtggtcactgtcatgtccgactctgcaaccctgtagactgtagcctgccaggctcctctgtccatgggattctccaggcaagagtactggagtgggttgccatttccttcaccatgaGGCAAGGGGGAGGACTAAACCcttgcacaactactgagcctgcgtgttCTAAAGCCTGTGCcgggcaacaagagaagccagcacaatgagaagcctgtgcaccataatTAGAGAGTAGGCCCCCAGCAtggccactagagaaagcccttaagcagcaacaaagacccagcacagccaaaaaataaaaaatagcaataTGACCATGTCAGAATTGCTCTAGTGATGAAGAATGCTGAAGTGCTGGCAGGGCCTACAGATGATAAGGTCCCAGCTGCATGAGTGTCCAGAGTAAACCTCAGGCAGGACTGGCTTTCATGTGTGATACAGTTACAATGAAGATTACACATTCAGGGATAGTTTGGGGTCAAACTGGAAAGGCTGGATAGTTGTCATAGCTCCCGGTCCATTATAATAGGTGTGTTTCCCTCTTAAATGGACTTGAGGCTGGAATTTGTTTGAAGGCAACGGAGAGGAAGTGGATGACTAGGCTCTCCCAGATTTCATGGTCCTGCTTTACGTCTACCCTTTTAATAAGACGTTAAAAGAGATGTCCCCTCTGCATTCGGCCTGGAGGCATATACACATGTGCACAGACGCGTGCAGTTCTCTCCAgcagccccgcccccacctgcCTCTGACTGCCACTCGGGCAGAGGCACCTCCCTGTTCCTCCCATCCGGCACGCTCTCGGCGCCAGGTTTGCGGTGTGCACGCACAGGCCATTTCTGCTCAGTGGCTGTGTGCGTGCCATCACCGCCTGCTGGACTGAAGCGTGTTTGCAGTCTAAGAAATTGGGTAAGTTAGTGCTTTTTGAGCACTTTCTGTATTcacatgttttcttattttcattattccaCGTTATTCTTCTTcttagtatgcaggtcaggaagcaacagttagaactggacatggaacaacagactggttccaaataggaaaaggaggacgtcaaggctgtatattgtcaccctgcttatttaacttctatgcagactatatcatgagaagcgctgggctggaagacacacaagctggaatcaagattgccgggagaaacatcaataacctcagatatgcagatgacactacccttatggcagaaagtgaagaggaactaaaaagcctcttgatgaaagtgaaagaggagagtgaaaaagttggctgaaagctcaacattcagaaaattaagatcatggcatctggtcccatcacttcatgggaaatagatggggaaacagtggaaacagtgtcagtcttttattttggggggctccaaaatcactgcagatggtgactgcagccatgaaattaaaagacgcttactccttggaaggaaagttatgaccaacctagatagcatattcaaaagcagagacattactttgccaacaaaggtccatctagtcaaggctatggtttttcctgtggtcatgtatggatgtgagagttggactgtgaagaaggctgagcgccgaagaattgatgcttttgaactgtggtgttggagaagactcttgagagtcccttggactgcaaggagatccatgcagtccattctgaagatcagccctgggatttctttggaaggaatgatgctaaagctgaaactctggtactttggccatcttatgcgaagagttgactcattggaaaagactctgatgctgggagggattgggggcaggaggagaaggggacgacagaggatgagatggctggatggcatcactgactcaatggacgtgagtctgagtgaactccaggagttggtgatggacagggaggcctggcgtgctgtgattcatggggtcgcaaagagttggacacgaccgagtgactgaactgaactgaacttgaaaatGCCAAGTAAATTGCCTACAgtcatttgtatgtgtgtgatggAGCCAAGATGTAAATCTACTAAATCTGACTTGTGAGCTTACAAGAGCCCAACCAAATTATGTTTGGACATAACGGTTTTTCTCCCAGGAGCTCAACAGCAGAGAAGGCAAGCATCATTAATCTACAGAGAAACAGAGATCACACAATTGCTCTTTATCACAGACCTCAGTGGTTATTTTTCTAACATCATTCACATTACCCATGTTTTGTTTGACCCTTGAACCCTTCTCTCCATTTTGTAAACCAAACGGAGGAAAAGGACCCTACGGGCCTGCAGGTGTGCATAGAAAAGCCTAAGACTCATTAAATTTCCTTCTCACCAGCTTGAAAGCAAAGGCCCAGCAAGCGGTGGCACTCATTCTTACCCTCCTACTTGAGATGACCAGCCTGATTTTGATCTACCTCTGTGGTATTAGTAACCTTCTCTAGAACCCAGAGTTTTCCAAGAATGTGTCATTTAACAGGGGTGGTCTTATTTCCCAGCAACAAGAATGAACACTTCTTATGTTAAATGATTTCACATTATCTTGCTGTATCCTCAAAGGAATCTAATTGGGTAATTATTTTCCCTCTCCCCGAGataaggaaagaaatccaaaCAAGAATATAACATCTCCTTTCCAAACAAACACAAGcaaaaaaaagttgagaaaat from Bos mutus isolate GX-2022 chromosome 5, NWIPB_WYAK_1.1, whole genome shotgun sequence includes:
- the SNU13 gene encoding NHP2-like protein 1, which produces MTEADVNPKAYPLADAHLTKKLLDLVQQSCNYKQLRKGANEATKTLNRGISEFIVMAADAEPLEIILHLPLLCEDKNVPYVFVRSKQALGRACGVSRPVIACSVTIKEGSQLKQQIQSIQQSIERLLV